gattaaagTCTCCAGGGGAATCTACACAGAGCATTGGAAACTGATTCTCTCTCCTCAAAAAAATCTTCCTTGCTGACCAACCACTTACAGGAAGGCTTGTTGATCCTTAACAGCTTTAAAACTCAGAAGAAACCGTTAGCAGAACCAAAGGTCTGGTATGCGGGGATTTTTTACTAGGATTTATggcacatgtatgtatgtgtatgtagacAACTCACACACATGGCAGTTTATGCACAGCCTTCACTGATCATTTGAGTGGCTCTTAAAAGAGCCTTTGGTTTTTCTTCACCAATGTTCAGGTCACTCACTAGGATTCATGACTTGTTAACTATTTGCTCTGGACTTTGTGGTGGTGGCTCTCGGTCTTCTTGGGCAGCAGCACGGCCTGGATGTTGGGCAGGACACCGCCCTGCGCGATGGTCACACCGCCCAGAAGCTTGTTGAGCTCCTCGTCATTGCGGATGGCCAACTGTAAATGGCGCGGGATGATGCGCGTCTTCTTGTTGTCCCGAGACGCATTGCCCGCCAACTCTAGAATCTCTGCGGTGAGGTATTCCAGCACGGCCGCCAGGTACACGGGTGCACCAGCCCCAGTGCGCTCTGCATAGTTGCCCTTTCGGAGCAGACGGTGGATTCGGCCCACTGGGAACTGGAGGCCTGCTCTAGATGACCTGGATTTGGCCTTAGCGCGAGCTTTGCCGCCCTGCTTCCCGCGCCCAGACATAACTGAGTGCACTGCAGCAAACCAGCCACTAGAGACCCTACTGGGCCTATTTATAGTCTGACAGTAGGTTGTGATTGGCTGTCTGATTGGCTGACGGCTATCTAGCCAATCAGAAAGCCTCGCCAGAATCACCTCATTTACATTCACGCCACTGCCTACTAACCAATCAGACGGTGTCTGCTCAACGCGTCACTTCAGAGCTGCGCCTATAAATACTGCTCTCGCCAGCCTCCAGTGCTCTTCGCTTACTTGGTGCCTGCTGGAGCCGTTAGAGCTGTAACTGGAGAGCTGTAACGCTATAGAGCTGCACACTCATCATGCCAGAGCTGACTTCAAAGGGCACGACCATTTCCAAGAAGGGCTTCAAAAAAGCTGTAACTAAAactcagaagaaagaaggaaagaagcgCAAGAGATGCCGCAAAGAAAGCTATTCCATTTACATCTACAAGGTGCTGAAGCAGGTGCACCCTGACACCGGCATCTCTTCGAAAGCCATGAGCATCATGAATTCCTTTGTAACGGACATCTTCGAGCGCATCGCGGGCGAGGCGTCCCGCCTGGCGCACTACAACAAGCGCTCGACCATCACGTCCAGGGAGATCCAGACGGCCGTGCGCCTGCTGCTGCCCGGGGAGCTGGCCAAGCACGCCGTGTCCGAGGGCACCAAGGCCGTCACCAAGTACACCAGCTCCAAGTGAACTAGCCCAAGTAAGCGTCCTCACCTAAATAACccaaaggctcttttcagagccaCTTAAATTTCCTGGAGAAGGGCTGTGGGCTCTCCGCTGACCGGGCACAGTCCCTATGTCGTGGCAagctgagaatttaaaaatttagaaaacctGTGAAAGTAAGTGCTAGTTCTATTTGGAACAGTAACTTGTTCAGCCAGTTGAGGACCAAATAGTgctgtaaaaagaaaaacctgcaaCTGAAGTTTCCCGAGTACTGTCCCCAATGGTGCCAAGATTCACATTACATGCTAGGGCTACTGGTATTTTCCATGGGAGCCCTGAGCATCTCAATAGAAGAAATTCTGTAATGTAAGTTCTGAGAAGCAGACTAGGATGTTGAGGAAGACCGGCTCACAAAGGATCAAGGGATGCagcaaggtgtttttttttgtttttttttttttttttttttgcttttttgcttttttgttttaggatagcacagcaggcagaaggagagggccaAGGACAGCCAGAAATGGGGCTGGTTCCCAAGAccttgataccatgacctgagctgaaggcagatgctttaactgagcccctcaggtggcCCCGTAGCAGGCCTTATGTCCAAAAATCTTCCCCAGTAGAAGGCAAGGGCCTGAAGCTGTGGAGAGCCCTTGAGACCCTAGGGTATTCTGGAGAATATTAATGGTATTTTGCTTCCTGTTTACTGCTGTGCATGAAATTAGTCCTATAGACTACTCTAGATGCCCTCAAGTTGCAGAGTTTGAGGTGCTATCTCTTGGTTCAAGGTGTTCTATGTTAGACGCTCACAGAGGGCATGTTGACACTGAATGTGTAAATGTTAGCATATGAGGTTTTCAGATTGGAACTCACTAACCTGGCTAGTCACAATCAGCTGGTAAACAGTAACTTTAACTGAAtcattttttcattgattttctacACCTATGATCACTTGTTCTGTCGTAGGATTGATCATTAAATGGTGTCtgtgtcctggggcgcctgggtggctcagtgggttgagcctctgcctttggctcaggtcatgatcccagggtcctgggatcgagccccgcatcaggctctctgctcggcggggggcctggttctccctctctctgcctacttgtgatctctctctgtcaaataaataaatagaatcttaaaaaaaaaaatggtgtctgGGTCCTGCATCACTGCATCATCTGGACTCTTCTCAGAGAAGCAGACCAAGTACTAAAATCCATACGTGATTGAATTCAATGaccttaaaaagaagggatcaaTTACTTCCAGCAGACCTGTGATTTAGCTGGAATCCTCAACTTGACTTAAtttaaagcactttttttttatgatttagaaGTGTATACATGTTTTCTTCTCACTAAATAAACTTTAGTGCCACCCAACAGTGCCAAGCCTGACACAGCTTTTACCTCAGATTATGTTTTGGTTGCAAATAGCAGGAAGTACCAAATGAATGAGCTGATACAATAAGTAATGTCACTAATCAGGATGTCCAAAGGTAAAGAAATTGCAAGAGTGGGATAACCGAAGTCCTGGTTCCATCGCCATGATAGCCTCTGCAATTCTCCACACCCTGACTTCACCGTCATGCTGGCTACAGGCCCAAGTGTTCATGCAGACAGGGTGAagtaaaagcaggaagaaatagtcTATTTCACTGGGTCTCTGACTGAGAGCAAGAAAAGCCTTCCCTGAGCATTTCCttgtcccttttcctttttttttttttttttttgagagagagagagagagaagtacagagggggagggagagagaatctcaagctgactcccagctcagcagggaaacaACATGGTTCtcccaaccctgggatcatgtcctgagctgaagtcaaaagtcagatgcttaactgactgagccacccagacaccccaccttctctcttttctaaacCTGATTCTAGTCCCAAATACCGCTTGAGCCATTCACCTACAGGGAATGGGACCATGTGTCTGGTATGGGCAAATCAATTTCCTTCATATAAAtttgtcatattttttattaagtataaTTCTAGATATTTTCGTTCTGCTCTTATTATAAATGGTATATTTCCCTATTCAAATCTTCTATCATTTAATTGTTCTATGTGAAGGCATTGTTCTATGTGAAGTTATTGACTTGTGCATCACTTTTATATCCTTATTATACTTTACTTAATTGACTTAAATTCTTGTTGGCTTTCTGGTAAATTCTGTTGGGTTTTACACTTTTGTGATAATatctgaaaataaacattttactgCCTCCTTTTAATTAGCTTgcttctaatttctttcttctgtctgatTTCAATGGCTCACAGACTTCATAATGATGTTAAATAGAAATGAAGAGAGTAggcattccattttttttcttcactttgccAGAGAACCTTTTGCACTATTCTTCATTAGATATTTTTCATCATAATGAGAAATAATTCTTCTTTGTCTACTTTACTGAGAACTCTAAGTTAAGAATGGATATTGAGTTTtagaaaatgctttttcagcatcactGGGGATGCTTCTTTAGACATATTATGATGAGTTATTTTAATAAACTCCCTAATACTGAGTTATCCTTGCATTTCTGCATAAAACCCCGCTTGGGCATCATGTTGTTCACTTAATTCCAGTTGCCAATATATCATCTACAATTTACGCTTCAATATTATAAATTAGATaatctctattttccttttttgtgtgtaatAGTGTTCAGCTTTTGGTAtaaatttttattcagttcataaaaataacatggaagataatgttcttttttttctttaaagatttatttgagagagagaacgtgtaGGCACATGTGCACGGACACATacgagtgggggttgggggaaggggagaaggagagcgaGAATCCCAAACTTCCACTCAATGTGGcgctcaatcccacaactctgagatcatgacctgaaccaagagtccgatgctcaatggactgagccacccaggtacccctagaaaaTAACTGTGTTTTTAATACTCTGAGACTGAATACACTGGAATTCTGTTTTCTTGAAAATTCTGGTAAAATTCCCTTTTCAAAACAATGGGTACTTGGTGTCTCTTTTACAGTTGACAGTTCTTTGACCATTTTCCCTATTCTTTTATGAACCTATTCTGCTTAGATTTGCTAATAATTTGTAATAAGttttggtaaaatatattttacaagaaAATCATTTAAAGATATCCTCTTAGGGACAAGCAAATTGGTCTCGAATGATTTTCTCTCCACCGTGCATGTAACTACAAGTCCTTTATTATCCCtaattttctgtttgtgttttctcatttttttacaAACCCCATCAGTTACTGGctaatctttcattttttaaatgtattcatttattatttctttacctttatatttattattttactgtaatgaaaaatttaaaaacagtttggccatttctctttctcctaagTACTTTCCCCAGGTTTTTCATTATTTAACCTTTTGCCTTCCACCgactcactttatttttatttttcctagctTCTTTAGTGGGGTGCTTACTTCACAGAGAAAATTTTCACACTGCACAGTTTTGATATAAATGAATTTCAGTTATGACAGTTCAGTTAAATATCACCAGTTGTCCAACAACACAGTATGAATTTCAGTAATGAGTAGATGCATAAATTACAAACTTCAGCATTGGATCTTTAGTTCATATAAGTCACTACACAGAAAACAAATGTACATTGTTTTCTATCATGTGACCTATCAtgtcacttattttatttatatatatttttaaagattttatttatttgtcagagagagagagagcacaagcagagggagaagcaggctccccccgagcaaagagcccgatgcaggactctgtcccaggaccccgggaccatgacccgagccaaaggcagacgcttaaccaactgagccgcccacaTGTCCCATTtcacttcttttaaaatgtgttggtTTCTGGACACTGCAAACGTTACTCAGTTTATGTACAAATAGGAAATGTGTACTTTTAGTTGCCACTTTGTCTCCCAGTGATAAATGTACATGACAAGAACTGCtcatcaaaagagggatttggCCATCAAGAtgaaagtataagaaaaaaaaaagaaaaataattatcctGGAAGTGGAATTCAAACTGAATATAAAAGGAGTTCTAGAAGAACCAGCAGGCAGCGAGACTGCTGGCGCTATCGAGAGACAAGCTAAGTGACCAGAGGACCTCGGGGAAGGTGAACTCACGGACACAAATCGGAACGTGTTTGTGTCAAAAAGGATGAAGATGTTCCAGAGAAAGTGGCTCCGGCAAAATAGTACAGGAATTCTCAAAGGTATTTCACAAcactgaaaatacaaagaataaaatggtGGAAGCTGACACGAATTAAGAGCCTGACCCTTCACCACGGTGTAGAAAAGCAACTCAGTGTACCCTGAGTTATATGATGACAAGAAGGCAAGCATGTCCAACTATTTTCACgaagcttttaaaaaaggaatgacactttaattctttaatggttttaatattttaaagcacaatgtcctaaatattttttttcacttccctCTATAATCATAACAGTCAGTtaagggaggtttttttttttttttaaagattttatttatttatttgacagagagaaatcacaagtaggcagagaggcaggcagagagagagagagggaagcaggctccctgctgagcagagagcccaatgcaggactcgatcccaggaccctgagatcatgacctgagccgaaggcagcggcttaacccactgagccacccaggcacccagttaaGGGAGTTTTTAAATATCTggataaaaatgtagaaattatTTAGTAATCATGATTTTTCCCACTGATTATTAAGATTGCTTTGCAtcatcattttaagattttatactACCTGAAGAACTGCCTGTATTTATGCGTTCTGATTAATGTAAGCAGTTACactatctttttttcctctaagtcaTGCTCCCCCTCATTCCCACATATTCACAAATTTTCTGAATTCTGATATGTAAGAGTtgctga
This genomic interval from Neovison vison isolate M4711 chromosome 1, ASM_NN_V1, whole genome shotgun sequence contains the following:
- the LOC122913431 gene encoding histone H2A type 1-A; this encodes MSGRGKQGGKARAKAKSRSSRAGLQFPVGRIHRLLRKGNYAERTGAGAPVYLAAVLEYLTAEILELAGNASRDNKKTRIIPRHLQLAIRNDEELNKLLGGVTIAQGGVLPNIQAVLLPKKTESHHHKVQSK
- the LOC122913442 gene encoding histone H2B type 1-A, translated to MPELTSKGTTISKKGFKKAVTKTQKKEGKKRKRCRKESYSIYIYKVLKQVHPDTGISSKAMSIMNSFVTDIFERIAGEASRLAHYNKRSTITSREIQTAVRLLLPGELAKHAVSEGTKAVTKYTSSK